One segment of Coregonus clupeaformis isolate EN_2021a unplaced genomic scaffold, ASM2061545v1 scaf0739, whole genome shotgun sequence DNA contains the following:
- the LOC121532639 gene encoding galectin-related protein-like, translating into MAELRTVATGDHPNKSDRNKCSPISLDQEVVRRLSVPFSGRIRGGMRPGKKIIVMGIVNPEPDSFDISLACGCGTVEEAPPIDVALELCARFEDRQFLRKACVSGIWGDAEKPIPYFPFIEDQPFRIEIHCELLRFRVFVDGHQLFDFYHRVRCLLDIDTLRINGSLTITKLG; encoded by the exons AGAACTGTGGCTACTGGTGACCATCCTAACAAATCTGATAGAAATAAATGCAGTCCAATCTCCCTTGACCAAGAGGTTGTGCGAAGACTG TCAGTTCCATTCAGTGGTCGTATCAGAGGTGGGATGAGGCCTGGAAAGAAGATCATTGTGATGGGGATAGTGAATCCTGAGCCTGACAG CTTTGATATCAGTCTGGCCTGTGGGTGTGGCACAGTGGAGGAGGCTCCTCCCATTGACGTGGCACTGGAGCTCTGTGCCAGGTTCGAGGACCGCCAGTTCCTACGCAAGGCCTGTGTCTCAGGTATCTGGGGCGACGCTGAGAAGCCCATCCCCTACTTCCCCTTCATCGAGGATCAACCTTTCCGG ATCGAGATCCATTGTGAACTACTGCGTTTCCGTGTATTTGTGGATGGACACCAGCTCTTTGATTTTTACCACCGGGTGCGATGCTTACTGGATATTGACACATTAAGGATTAATGGTAGTCTGACCATTACCAAACTCGGATAG